The segment CGCTTAAGGTGCGAGCATGACCTCGTACCTCGATGATCTTTTCGGGTTGAGCGGGCGGACCGCGGTGGTGACCGGCGGCAGCTCCGGGATCGGGCGCGCGATGGCGGTCGCGCTGGGGCGCGCCGGCGCGCGCATCGTGGTGGTGGCCCGGCGCGAAGCGCCGATGGCCGAGGTGGTGGCCGAGCTGCGCGGGCACGGCGCCGAGGCGGACGCGATCTCCGCCGACCTCGCGGACCGCACAGCCGTCAAGGCCGTCGCCACAAAGATCATTGAGGGGTACGGGGAACCCGACATCCTGGTCAACTCGGCCGCGGTGAACCTGCGCCCGCCGCTCGACGAGCTCACCGACAACGACTGGGACGTGACGCTCGCCGCCAACCTGACCGCGCCCTTCCTGCTCGGGCAGGCGTTCGGGCCGGCCATGGCCCGCCGCGGCTGGGGGCGGATCATCAACGTCGTCTCG is part of the Actinoplanes sp. NBC_00393 genome and harbors:
- a CDS encoding SDR family NAD(P)-dependent oxidoreductase; the encoded protein is MTSYLDDLFGLSGRTAVVTGGSSGIGRAMAVALGRAGARIVVVARREAPMAEVVAELRGHGAEADAISADLADRTAVKAVATKIIEGYGEPDILVNSAAVNLRPPLDELTDNDWDVTLAANLTAPFLLGQAFGPAMARRGWGRIINVVSQQAFRAYGNSGAYGAAKAGLVGLTRSQAEAWSRQGVCCNAVAPGVVHTPLTEAVFTDPTKVSAHAARTMIGRNGLPSDFAGCAVFLASGAGQAVTGQTLFVDGGYSAT